TAGCGGGGGTTCAGATAGGTTCGCCTTAATCTGGATCCCTTTTGCTTCTGTTACCGCTTTGTGTGGCCCCTTGAGAGAATCGGGTCACTTGTTTGACCTATTTCCTACACTTTATAATTATTTCTGCACTGTTAttgtttgttttgggtttgttgttggggagcccaccccACTTTTAGTTTTAGGATTGcccattctctcttcctttcggATCAGGAATGGGAAAGATCCTCCCTTGTAACCCAACCCTTTTCCataatcaattatatatatatatatatatatatatatatatatatatatatatatatagagagagagagagagagagagagagaaaatagaaaaggaaaCTTACCTAATAATCCAAACAATAGCGAAACTACATGAAATCATTCACTCTTTATTAATTCTTGCAACACTTAGTAGAAAGAGAGCAGCGCAGAGAGAGTATAGCAAAGTGAGGGGGAGGGAGTTACGACTCCCTCTTCCCCGTCCCCTTTCTCCTTCCCCCTTCTCCCTCCTTTTCCCACCTCCACTGTAGATATCGACCTGGGCGCATGTGTCAATGGTCCTGGGGGTGCATTATAGCGACGCGTGGCTAGCCAGCGATGGTGCGTGGAACGCGTGAAAGTGTATTaggtttttattattgtattttcattgtttttaaataagaatgtattctcTCAAGATCTACTTTTAATAGCGATTTATGGGGTgaagttttattcgttttctttggttttgttttcacgaatcctCAAGAATAACGGAATTGGTTTCCGGTcggtcttttattttcttactgTTCATTTTATGGGAGCAAACCGGTTATACACCAATAACGGAGGAGTTATCatgcataaagaagaattgtcactatggtagagACAATAAAAGGGATTGCGATTGTTAAAGCGCTAGTAgcagagattaaaaaaaataaataaataaataaaaaaagccagAGAATCAATGACCTGGCAGTGGATAGAGACATGATTCGTCGAAATTTGCTGTAGATCTAAAATTGATTGGGACGGTGACTTTTCATAAATATTGTCTTAGCCCAAGAGGCTATTGTGTATgttatagataatatttgagtTGTGAAGACTCTAAATTTtatctttggcattgtacgGAGCATTTTGTccaatttgattgttatatcaatgaagagataattcattaaaaaaattaaaaaaaaaaaaaaaaaaaaaaatccaaacaataaCTCCGACATGAGATGGGAGTAAAGAAACCCTATCAAAAAAACCCAATGGCTTGCATCCGCAATCTCCCATAATTCTTAGtttgtctttgtcttttttgcatatttttaatttattttattttattttatttttaggtcCAACTCCATAGCCCTTTTACCTTTTTTCAATACATAACACAACAAAACTCATTTTAGGGTAAGAGAGGTTATAATTGCTCCCTATGGGTGAAAAGACATACGGTTATTAACCGCTCGTTAACCACTAACCACTTTTAAAGGTGGTTGGgaaaaatcgctaaccgcctaacctatatatatacatgaaaggttgttttgtttttttttttttttttgatttatttatttagtttttaaatttttttttttttttttaaaaaaaaaaaaaacatattttaaaaagtgattagcGATTATTAGAGTTATTAAGTggtaaccgcctaggcggttagtggattttactaaccgcctaggcaactacggttagtggttttagctaataaccactaactgtaAAGTTaccaaaaattgtattttgattttttgaagaaaaaaagtatttgtaaATGTGAAGAAAAAGCCTTTTGGAGAGAAATTCATtttaacatgccacatttttaatatatggcATTTTTTAAGAGTTTCAATGCTTATAAATTGCCTAAATTCCTAATttaaaaatctacaatttctttaaaatcatAGAAAATCCTAATACAAGTGTAGTTTGGAGTGTCATGATCTGTAGCGAATagcttaattataatttatatgttgctacatcatttaaaatttttaattaacgTGACACCATGTAAAtcattaaatacaacaaaacttAATTTAgatcataaaataaatcatcGTCACCattaatttcactttaaatgaGAAAATCCTAGTTGTCTTCATAATGATGATCAGGTCATCTTCTGAAAGATCTACatagtaggggtgtcaacccggctAGTTATAGCCGGTTACCAGTAACAGTAATTGGCCCTCTCAGTTCAGTTACTGGTTTTTACATTTTAAGACACTTGGTTATAACCAGTgaccgggtatatatatatatatatatcttttggttgttgatttgtttaagggttaaatactcttttgctcCCTAGGATTTCaagactttattttttcctgttagggtttcatttttatcataggagatacttgtggttttcataaagaccaagatggtacctccgttaaaatttcgtctaaaacttaacggaacgtcacgtcagcaccaatcagaTGTCgtcacgtgtcatataattaatttttttaaaaaaataaaccatatttaaaaaaaataaaaagattagaaagtttttatatatataaagaaaaagaaaaagacaaaagctctaattgtttttttaaatggccAAAAAGGCTAAACTAAGCCCAAAAAGTAGGCTCAATGCCcaaaataagccaaaaatgcctaaatttttgaaaacccGATTACCAGTTCAGATAACCGGGTACCAACCAGTAACCGAGCAGTTATTACATAACTAGTAGCCGATTACTGGTTTCGGTTTTCTAAATTCAATAACTGAGTACCTCATTTTCGGTTCTTGATTTTAGCTAATAACCAATAACAGGAATtgagttgacacccctactgTACAATATATAGGGCGATCGACTTTCGACAGCAAAAGTACTAAACTAATGACTCAAAAAAGTATTGTCGTCTTATATATTTGCATGGTTTCAATTAtccatcttttatatatatatatatatatatatatatatatatatatatatatatatatatatatatatatatgtgtgtgtgtgtgtgtgtgtggagcaattaaaaaaaaaaaattgatatctaccagtaaaaacaaatctaaaatattaattcatcatagaataaaataaaacaaatttaagtAAAAACCATAACAccaatttgtttttatattcaacCATTAATTTCTTGCTACATACACGTGCTTATTCACCAATCAAAGAAGCAAATAGTTCCCCATCGATTGGCAAAAACCCGCCATTCTCATCAAAAGAACCAGAAATATTACAACAAATTTGAGGGCCTGTTTGTTTCATTAAAGCAAGAGCCGCCATTTCTTGAGCTTTCTCCAGCTCTCCTTGAAGCCGCTCCACGTCTTTCTCGAGCCTCCTCTTTTCAACCAACGCATTTTCTAGCTGCTGCTCAAGGCTCTGCGTCTTACGCCGAGCTCGCTTGTTTTGGAACCAAACAGCAACCTGTCTCGGGGGGATACCGAGTTGTTTTGCAAGCCGAAGCTTGAGCTCGGCGTCTAGTTTGTTGTTGGCGGCGAAGCTTGTCTCCAGGAGCCTCACTTGGTCGGGGTTTAGCCTCTTTTTGACGTGTTTGGGTGGGTGtacatgttttttgttttgggtgtGAAAGAAATCATCCATTAATTTCAGTAGGGAGAGTTTGGTTGTGAAGAAATTTAGTGGG
This genomic interval from Corylus avellana chromosome ca3, CavTom2PMs-1.0 contains the following:
- the LOC132176715 gene encoding homeobox-leucine zipper protein ATHB-52-like, encoding MDDFFHTQNKKHVHPPKHVKKRLNPDQVRLLETSFAANNKLDAELKLRLAKQLGIPPRQVAVWFQNKRARRKTQSLEQQLENALVEKRRLEKDVERLQGELEKAQEMAALALMKQTGPQICCNISGSFDENGGFLPIDGELFASLIGE